A DNA window from Engystomops pustulosus chromosome 6, aEngPut4.maternal, whole genome shotgun sequence contains the following coding sequences:
- the GGA3 gene encoding ADP-ribosylation factor-binding protein GGA3: MADSDGETLESWLNKATNPCNRQEDWEYIISFCDQINKELEGPQIAVRLLAHKIQSPQEWEALQALTVLEACMKNCGRRFHSEVGKFRFLNELIKVVSPKYLGDRVSEKVKSKVVGLLYSWTVALPEENKIKEAYHMLKRQGIVLTDPVIPVDRTLIPSPPVRPKNPIFDDEERSKLLARLLKSKNPDDLQEANKLIKSMVKEDEVRMQRVSKRVHTLEEVDNNVTLLQEMLTHYSKDDSSEGDKELMKELFERCESKRLTLFKMASETEDNDSSLGDILQASDNVSRAINLYKKVVEGQDINGELDLPETTNNNEVTEPSSNLPTLIDLAGFEPSSPPEDPQPPPDVAEQPTALIPILPPPPLLPTQSRPRSSLDHTPGTSLCLLDEELLHLGIDDPPSNVAIEATNTKPDIFQVDSKEIDFLIGPSLDPLTSTATPLLAQPVIPLGPVSSFSSSPTYTTVFNTAPTTAPPTGGIKLHELEVLGQQLMEEAKGASSKSAAPTTVPSTIPTLIAMQPPNPIGAMVSAPSFAPSSPLFLPHQQESPQKGSYISLSNVTVPLESIRPSSMLPVTAYDKNGFRILLHFAKDCPPDRPDVLVVIISMINTAPLPIWKILFQAAVPKTMKVKLQPASGTDLAAFNPILPPASITQVMLLANPLKDKVRLRYKLSFTLGEESSTEVGEVDQFPDPDQWGKL; this comes from the exons TCCGCAGATCGCGGTCAGACTCCTGGCGCATAAAATCCAGTCCCCGCAGGAATGGGAGGCGCTGCAGGCCCTGACT GTATTGGAGGCCTGCATGAAGAACTGCGGGAGAAGATTTCATAGCGAGGTCGGCAAATTCCGTTTTCTGAATGAGCTGATAAAGGTCGTGTCTCCCAAG TACCTGGGGGACAGGGTGTCCGAGAAGGTGAAGAGTAAAGTTGTAGGACTCCTGTATAGCTGGACGGTGGCCCTGCCCGAGGAGAACAAGATAAAGGAGGCCTACCATATGCTGAAGAGACAAG GGATTGTACTCACTGACCCTGTGATCCCAGTGGACAGAACCTTGATCCCATCACCACCGGTTCGACCCAAAAATCCAATTTTTGACGACGAGGAGAGATCTAAG TTATTGGCCAGATTATTGAAAAGTAAGAATCCGGATGATCTCCAGGAGGCAAACAAACTCATCAAATCCATGGTGAAGGAG GACGAGGTGAGGATGCAGCGGGTGAGCAAGAGGGTCCACACCCTGGAAGAGGTCGATAACAATGTGACGCTGCTGCAGGAAATGCTGACACATTACAGCAAAGACGACTCCTCCGAGGGGGACAAGGAGCTGATGAAG GAATTATTTGAGAGATGTGAGAGCAAGAGGCTGACGCTGTTCAAGATGGCCAGCGAGACAGAGGACAACGACAGCAGCCTAG GGGACATTCTCCAGGCCAGTGACAATGTGTCTCGTGCTATCAACCTGTACAAGAAGGTGGTCGAAGGTCAAGATATCAACGGGGAACTGGACCTTCCAGAGACTACAAACAACAATG AAGTGACAGAGCCCAGCAGCAATCTACCCACCCTAATTGACCTGGCAGGATTTGAGCCTAGCAGCCCACCGGAAGACCCCCAGCCGCCCCCTGACGTAGCAGAGCAACCCACGGCACTGATCCCCatccttccccctcctcccctgttaCCCACCCAGTCCAGACCTCGCTCCTCTCTGGATCACACTCCCGGCACCTCCCTGTGCCTGCTGGACGAGGAGCTGCTGCATCTAG gtattgaTGATCCACCATCAAATGTAGCGATAGAAGCTACAAACACCAAGCCGGACATATTCCAG GTGGACAGCAAAGAAATCGATTTTTTAATCGGACCGTCACTGGATCCACTTACCTCTACAGCCACCCCACTGCTGGCACAACCAGTGATACCCTTGGGTCCTGTCAGTTCCTTCTCTTCTTCCCCTACTTATACTACTGTATTCAATACTGCTCCTACAACAGCGCCTCCTACAGGGGGCATCAAGCTTCACGAGCTGGAGGTGCTGGGGCAGCAACTAATGGAGGAAGCCAAAGG GGCGTCAAGCAAGTCGGCAGCTCCCACTACGGTCCCCAGCACAATCCCGACCCTGATAGCCATGCAGCCTCCTAATCCCATCGGAGCTATGGTTTCCGCACCGTCTTTTGCCCCGAGTAGCCCTCTATTTCTACCGCATCAGCAGGAAAGTCCCCAGAAAGGCTCCTATATCTCCCTGAGTAATGTGACTGTACCTCTGGAATCCATCAGACCCA GTTCCATGCTTCCTGTGACCGCGTATGATAAGAATGGTTTCCGTATCCTGCTGCACTTTGCTAAGGATTGTCCTCCGGATCGCCCCGATGTCCTGGTGGTGATAATCTCCATGATAAACACTGCGCCGCTGCCCATCTGGAAAATTTTATTTCAGGCAGCCGTGCCCAAG ACAATGAAGGTGAAGTTGCAGCCGGCATCCGGAACAGACTTGGCGGCGTTCAATCCTATCCTGCCCCCGGCATCTATTACACAAGTCATGTTACTGGCCAACCCCCTGAAG GATAAGGTGCGGCTCAGGTATAAGTTATCCTTCACTCTAGGAgaggagagcagcacagaggTGGGGGAAGTGGACCAATTCCCGGACCCCGATCAATGGGGAAAACTATGA